AGTAGAGTGAGACATTGTATAAAGACAATGGGAGACACTGTATTAGGGTAATAGTAGAGTGAGACATTGTATAAAGACAATGggagacattgtattagagcAATGTAGAGTAAGACATAGTATTAGGGTAATGTAGAGTGAGACATTGTATTAGGGTAATGTAGTGAGACATTGTATTAGGGCAATGTAGAGTGAGACATTGTATTAGGGTAATGTAGAGTGAGACATTGTATTAGGGTAATGTAGAGtgagacattgtattagagcAATGTAGAGTGAGACATTATATTAGGGTAATGTAGAGTGAGACATTGTATTAGGGCAATGTAGAGTGAGACATTGTATTAGGGTAATGTAGAGTGAGACATTGTATTAGGGTAATGTAGAGTGAGACATTGTATTAGGGCAATGTAGAGTAGGACATTGTATTAGGGTAATGTAGAGTGAGACATTGTATTAGGGTAATGTAGAGTGAGACATTGCATTAGAGCAATGTAGAGTGAGACATTGTATTAGGGCAATGTAGAGTGAGACATTGTATTAGGGTAATGTAGAGTAAGATATAGTATTAGGGTAATGTAGAGTGAGACATTGTATTAGGGTAATGTAGAGTGAGACATTGTATTAGGGTAATGTAGAGtgagacattgtattagagcAATGTAGAGTGAGACATTGTATTAGGGTAATGTAGAGtgagacattgtattagagcAATGTAGAGTAAGACATTGTATTAGGGCAATGTAGAGTGAGACATTATATTAGAGCAATGTAGAGTGAGACATTGTATTAGGGTAATGTAGAGtgagacattgtattagagcAATGTAGAGTAAGACATTATATTAGGGCAATGTAGAGTGAGACATTGTATTAGGGTAATGTAGAGTGAGACATTGTATTAGGGTAATGTAGAGTGAGACATTGTATTAGGGTAATGTAGAGTGAGACATTGTATTAGGGTAATGTAGAGtgagacattgtattagagcAATGTAGAGTGAGACATTGTATTAGGGTAATGTAGAGTGAGACATTGTATTAGGGTAATGTAGAGtgagacattgtattagagcAATGTAGAGTGAGACATTGTATTAGGGTAATGTAGAGTGAGACATTGTATTAGGGTAATGCACTAACTatagaaaatattcattgccATCTGTGGGCATACAAGTATACCACCgtgtatacgcagtcaaaatgactGTACCTGTTGATTATGATGTTAAAATGTACCTGTGGAATTCTAGCCAAAACATGTTTCTCAGTAAGGTAGAGAGTGTTCTGTACAGACGGAGAAAACACACCCTCATGTGCTGGGCCAGCAAATGTCTCCAGGATAACCTTCTTCACTGTGCTCCTACCAACAGATAAATAGCCACTTATAATGTGCTTTAGTACTGTAAGTGAAATCTGGGTATCTTAACTGGCATATCTAATTTCTaagatatttctatttcttaccaagtacatgtagataccacactacatacagacactCTGTCCAATCCTTCCTAATTTTCCTATTTGCTGGATAATATGAGAAGTCAGATTATTCATAATGGGATTCCCTCTTGATTTCATAAACAATAATTAGATATGTAGTTTCACATTGTTTTACCTTTTTGGTGGGTTGTGGTGTCTGTACTATAATGTATAAACAGTAACTGTTAATTTTACTATTCATTTGCATCTTTATAATTTATCTAAAAGGCATATTCATTGTGCTATACGACCGGCTTAGAATTATTAGTCAATTTTGTCAAATCTGTAATGTCACAAATCTAACCATACTTTGTAAAATCTGTCATGGTCCAGGTTTAAAGTGTTAAGACATTAAGAAAACATTACCAAGCTAACCATACTTGTGAAATCTGTCATGGTCAAGGTTTTTAAGtgtttagatattaagaaaacATTACCAAGCTTACCATACTTTGTCAAAATTGACATGGTCATGGGTGTTGTACCACCAGTGAGATTCGACTACAGTACAGAACAGTCGGTCATTAGCATCAGGGAGGGTCCGGAACTCATCCTTCACAAAACCTGTGAATGCTGACTGTGTTGTTTTCAGGATCTTCATCTTTTTCAGGCCAGCCGATACTAAAGGTTTGCCTGAAATTTAATACAAATCACAGTCAACAAAGATCtgtaatacatataatatagtgCACATATACTTCTAaacattttgtacattgttatataatacaaatatgttGAAAGTCCCCATTAAACCCTTGCTACACCTACAATGAAACCCTATAAGTCaaatataatcattattttgtatttcccATGAATCTAGAGGAAGAAACACTTACAAACTTTGTGGTACAAACGAAGTGATGACAATCAACAATTAACgtacatgtatcaatattttcttttctagGAGAGTTGACAACGGCTAGAGATACTTTTTGAACACTCCTTTCAAGTCAATATTTTAGGTAGGACCAAAAAAAAATGCGAAAGTAAAATATTCATCTCAATATGAAATTGACATGACAACTCCTGAAATAGAACCATcccttcaaactttaatttgttattGGTCAAGCAGCATAACGGAGCAATTAATAGTGTAATTGGCTTGATAACTACAGAAATTCCCTCCCCTTAATTCATATGCATTTATATATGACAGATTATGTCATAAGATCAAAATGTACTACAAAAGAAGGAAAGCATTTAATCTTATGCTGGTTTAATACAAAGCAAGGACTAAATATATTACCTCCTCTAGCATGTACACAGTCACAGAACCGAGTGGCTTCATCACTGATGAGGAATGCATGGACATGTTTATCCCCATCCTGAAAGAAAATATACTGTTCTGATACCTTCTTgaacaattgttttttttataaaggtACATACAATTCAAAGGTTAAGGATATGAAGGAATccaattaaattatatttaaattaaacaaaCACACCAATACTAAATATGGCATACTTAAGGATAACCTTCATACTATATTAGTCTAAATCAAATATGTTTTCTGTAAAACTCAAAATAGAAGTACCAATGCATTTTGTACATCATTCAAATGTTGATTTATTATATTAGTTAAGTGAAATGTTTTTACTGGGTGTAAATGATTCTTACAATTTTCATTCGTTTCCAAGGTGCCTGTTGAATGTAAACTGTCACTTTGTCCACATGGCTATACTTGGAGAG
The window above is part of the Pecten maximus chromosome 2, xPecMax1.1, whole genome shotgun sequence genome. Proteins encoded here:
- the LOC117321933 gene encoding uricase-like isoform X3 — its product is MKDQVVRTEFTDTGYGKNYVKLLQLRREGDAHHIQELEVNVELTLNNQREYLYGDNTDIIATDSQKNTVYILARKYGVKSPEEFAILLCNHFLSKYSHVDKVTVYIQQAPWKRMKIDGDKHVHAFLISDEATRFCDCVHARGGKPLVSAGLKKMKILKTTQSAFTGFVKDEFRTLPDANDRLFCTVVESHWWYNTHDHVNFDKVWSTVKKVILETFAGPAHEGVFSPSVQNTLYLTEKHVLARIPQIEKIEMELPNVHYFGVDFNRFPKIHFDHNTNEIYMPTDKPSGNIRAAIQRKPQSKL